TGGCTTAATTCCGATAGATGAAGTTTCAGGAAAACGGATTTTGCTTACCTTCATTTCCTCTTTCAAGAATTTTTTTACTTTATCTGCTTCTGCTGTTCCTGCCATATATTCAATTCCTGCATAAATATCTTCTGTGTTTTCACGGAAAATAACCATATTGGTACGTTCTGGATGTTTTACTGGAGAAGGAACACCATTGAAATAACGTACAGGTCGCAAACAAGCATACAAGTCTAATTCTTGACGAAGAGCTACATTGAGCGAACGAATACCACCACCAACAGGAGTAGTGAGAGGACCTTTGATACCTACTAAATATTTTTTAAATGCCTCTAGGGTTTCAGAAGGAAGCCAATTTCCTGTTTCATTGAATGCCTTTTCGCCAGCCAACACTTCTTTCCAGTTTATTTTTCTTTCTCCACCGTATGCTTTCTCCACAGCAGCATCAAAGACAGCTTGAGAGGCTTTCCAAATATCAGGACCAATGCCATCGCCTTCAATAAAAGGAAGTGTGGGAGTGTTGGGTACATTTAGATTGCCGTTTTCGATGGTAATGATATTTTCACTCATATGAAGTAAATTCTGTTTTTTTATAAATAATTGTATGAAATAAGTCTTTAGATAGGAATTTCTTAAAGAAAAGAAGTAATTTTTTGCAAAGATACATAAAGCATCAACTATCTGCAAAGGCAATAAAGTCAATTCCTTTGCAGTCAATAGAATAAATAGAGAAAGTTGGTAAATTGGTATATATTATTCTTCTAATAACTTGTTGTTGAGAAGTTCCTGAGAAAGAGCTTTTTTATAATGATTAGTTTCTCTACTTTTTACAAGTGATTTGAAGTGGCGTTCTCCGTGCATATCTGTACCTAAGAAACTTACTAATTCTTCATCAATCAGATATTCAGCAATTTTTTTCGAAGGGCGAGAGTAATAACCAGACAAAGAGTTTATGTTTATTTGAAATAAAACACCTTTTGAATGTAGCTTATGAAGCTGTTCGTTATAGTTTTCAAAAAGATATACATAACGCTCTGGGTGTGCCAAAACAGGAGTATATCCCAAAGATTGTAACATAAAGATTACATTCTCTGTATGAGGTGAAGCATTCATATAAGATGTTTCAAAAAGAACATATTTTTCTTTCCCAAAACATAGAAGCTCTTCAGCATTGTCTATGCGTTCTACAAAAGATTCATCTAAATAGTATTCTGCTGCAGCTCCCAGTTCTATATCTAGTCCTAGCTGATTGATGATGTCTGTGAGCTGGTCTAGTTTACCAAGTATTATTTCAGGAGTATTTCTGTAAAAATCACCCATAATATGAGGTGTGCAGATGAGTTTTTTGTACCCTAATTCTATTAACTCTTTTATAAGGGCAATAGATTCGTCAAAAGACTTACAACCATCATCTATTCCAGGTAAAAGATGTGAGTGCATATCCACTGTAATTGGTAGCACATTGCCGTACGATTTTGCTTTTCTTCTAAATAATGAAATCATTTTATTT
This is a stretch of genomic DNA from Bernardetia sp.. It encodes these proteins:
- a CDS encoding tyrosine-protein phosphatase; translated protein: MISLFRRKAKSYGNVLPITVDMHSHLLPGIDDGCKSFDESIALIKELIELGYKKLICTPHIMGDFYRNTPEIILGKLDQLTDIINQLGLDIELGAAAEYYLDESFVERIDNAEELLCFGKEKYVLFETSYMNASPHTENVIFMLQSLGYTPVLAHPERYVYLFENYNEQLHKLHSKGVLFQININSLSGYYSRPSKKIAEYLIDEELVSFLGTDMHGERHFKSLVKSRETNHYKKALSQELLNNKLLEE